In Brassica rapa cultivar Chiifu-401-42 chromosome A06, CAAS_Brap_v3.01, whole genome shotgun sequence, a single window of DNA contains:
- the LOC103871282 gene encoding RNA-binding protein Y14 produces the protein MANLEPETVDFEPEEDDLMDEDGAAADLSPRAANPRLRSTIAGANDDSAQRKTKGRGFREEKDSDRQRRLSSRDFDSLGSDGGPGPQRSIEGWIILVTGVHEEAQEDDISNAFGDFGEIKSLHLNLDRRTGFVKGYALIEYEKSEEAQNAIKAMNGAELLTQNVSVDWAFSNGPNAGSYRRRNMRSGRSQRSRSPRRRF, from the exons ATGGCGAACCTAGAACCCGAAACAGTCGATTTCGAGCCAGAGGAGGATGACCTCATGGACGAAGACGGTGCAGCAGCTGATCTCTCCCCACGCGCTGCCAACCCTCGCCTTAGGTCTACCATCGCCGGAGCGAACGACGATTCAGCTCAGAGGAAGACCAAAGGCCGTGGCTTTCGCGAGGAGAAAGATTCCGATCGCCAGCGCCGCCTTTCCTCCCGAGATTTCGATTCGCTCGGTTCCGATGGTGGTCCCGGCCCTCAGCGAT CTATCGAGGGGTGGATTATTTTGGTGACGGGAGTTCATGAGGAGGCACAGGAAGATGATATATCGAATGCTTTTGGTGATTTTGGGGAGATTAAGAGTTTACATCTCAATCTCGATCGTCGTACTGGTTTTGTCAAG GGTTATGCTTTGATAGAATATGAGAAGAGTGAAGAAGCACAGAATGCTATCAAGGCAATGAATGGTGCTGAGCTTCTTACACAGAACGTCAGCGTTGACTGGGCCTTCAGCAATGGACCCAATGCGGGATCTTACAGGAGAAGAAACATGAG GTCTGGGAGGTCACAACGTTCAAGAAGCCCGAGAAGACGTTTCTGA
- the LOC103871279 gene encoding zinc finger CCCH domain-containing protein 55 isoform X1, with protein MDPDDPTSIILKKIRTLEPDNAPKLIGYFLLQDMEQTDLIRLAFGPDTLLHTFCCQAKSHLGLSSKPISIHQTLSQSSPSNGFSTNPNPNFDSRPFLEDPFANLHKRSFSPNEACLEPEEPGFGAGYRFSQTGLVDGFGSSSGESGYVCLQREEMMRMKLAQQQRVAQLMALRQGEESGYCYSPSRHGRDDFVSRQIYLTFPSESSFTDADVSSYFSDFGAVEDVRIPYQQQRMYGFVTFSNAETVRTILARGNPHFICESRVLVKPYKEKGKILQNKWQQQQLQQLMERGSYSPSSSPSEMDLYECHLGPRMFSRNTQEMMRRKADVQRAIEVELQRRRFLALQLPGRENESVHHLQRSLSMGSPSHLPPRFNHSLLFQPESSMEETTEGDSDRGESHLHLVPNNNKECRYSNEFHNRQETSPEKTLPDSLFGFPIKSEETLQTESDTKAEEWARKKQVY; from the exons ATGGATCCCGACGATCCCACTTCAATAATCCTCAAAAAGATCAGAACTTTAGAACCCGACAACGCCCCCAAACTCATTGGCTACTTTCTATTGCAAGACATGGAACAAACTGATTTGATTCGTCTCGCTTTTGGTCCCGACACTCTCTTACACACTTTCTGTTGTCAAGCCAAATCTCATTTGGGTCTTTCCTCAAAACCCATTAGTATCCACCAGACACTGTCTCAGTCTTCTCCAAGTAATGGGTTCTCAacaaaccctaaccctaacttCGATTCTAGACCATTTCTTGAGGATCCGTTTGCTAACTTGCATAAGAGGAGTTTCTCTCCAAACGAGGCTTGTCTTGAACCAGAGGAACCAGGATTTGGAGCCGGTTATCGGTTTTCACAGACCGGTTTAGTTGATGGGTTCGGTTCATCTAGTGGTGAGAGCGGTTACGTGTGCTTACAGAGagaggagatgatgaggatgaagTTAGCTCAGCAACAGAGAGTGGCTCAGCTCATGGCGCTAAg ACAAGGAGAAGAAAGTGGTTACTGTTACAGTCCAAGCAGGCATGGAAGAGATGATTTTGTTTCTAGACAGATCTACTTGACATTTCCATCTGAAAGCTCCTTTACAGATGCAGACGTCTCCTCTTATTTCAG TGACTTTGGAGCTGTGGAAGATGTGAGGATACCATATCAGCAGCAAAGGATGTATGGGTTTGTTACTTTCTCTAATGCTGAAACTGTGAGAACCATATTGGCTCGTGGGAATCCTCATTTCATCTGTGAGTCTCGTGTGCTTGTTAAACCGTACAAGGAGAAAGGAAAGATTCTTCAAAA CAAGTGGCAACAGCAGCAACTTCAGCAGCTGATGGAGAGAGGGAGCTATTCTCCATCTTCAAGTCCTTCTGAAATGGATCTCTATGAATGTCACTTGG GTCCAAGGATGTTTTCAAGGAACACACAAGAGATGATGAGAAGGAAAGCTGATGTACAACGTGCCATTGAAGTAGAACTCCAAAGAAGAAGGTTCTTGGCTCTGCAATTGCCTGGGAGGGAGAATGAGTCTGTTCATCATCTCCAGCGTAGTCTTTCTATGGGCTCTCCTTCTCATCTCCCACCTCGGTTCAACCATAGTCTTCTCTTTCAACCAGAAAGCAGCATGGAAGAAACCACAGAAG GTGATAGTGATAGAGGTGAAAGCCATCTTCATCTAGTaccaaacaacaacaaagaatGCAGATACAGTAACGAGTTCCACAACAG GCAAGAGACGAGTCCGGAGAAAACTCTTCCTGATAGCTTGTTTGGTTTCCCTATTAAGTCTGAAGAAACACTCCAAACTGAGTCTGATACCAAAGCAGAGGAATGG GCTAGAAAGAAACAAGTGTATTGA
- the LOC103871279 gene encoding zinc finger CCCH domain-containing protein 55 isoform X2 translates to MDPDDPTSIILKKIRTLEPDNAPKLIGYFLLQDMEQTDLIRLAFGPDTLLHTFCCQAKSHLGLSSKPISIHQTLSQSSPSNGFSTNPNPNFDSRPFLEDPFANLHKRSFSPNEACLEPEEPGFGAGYRFSQTGLVDGFGSSSGESGYVCLQREEMMRMKLAQQQRVAQLMALRQGEESGYCYSPSRHGRDDFVSRQIYLTFPSESSFTDADVSSYFSDFGAVEDVRIPYQQQRMYGFVTFSNAETVRTILARGNPHFICESRVLVKPYKEKGKILQNKWQQQQLQQLMERGSYSPSSSPSEMDLYECHLGPRMFSRNTQEMMRRKADVQRAIEVELQRRRFLALQLPGRENESVHHLQRSLSMGSPSHLPPRFNHSLLFQPESSMEETTEGDSDRGESHLHLVPNNNKECRYSNEFHNRQETSPEKTLPDSLFGFPIKSEETLQTESDTKAEEWRRKD, encoded by the exons ATGGATCCCGACGATCCCACTTCAATAATCCTCAAAAAGATCAGAACTTTAGAACCCGACAACGCCCCCAAACTCATTGGCTACTTTCTATTGCAAGACATGGAACAAACTGATTTGATTCGTCTCGCTTTTGGTCCCGACACTCTCTTACACACTTTCTGTTGTCAAGCCAAATCTCATTTGGGTCTTTCCTCAAAACCCATTAGTATCCACCAGACACTGTCTCAGTCTTCTCCAAGTAATGGGTTCTCAacaaaccctaaccctaacttCGATTCTAGACCATTTCTTGAGGATCCGTTTGCTAACTTGCATAAGAGGAGTTTCTCTCCAAACGAGGCTTGTCTTGAACCAGAGGAACCAGGATTTGGAGCCGGTTATCGGTTTTCACAGACCGGTTTAGTTGATGGGTTCGGTTCATCTAGTGGTGAGAGCGGTTACGTGTGCTTACAGAGagaggagatgatgaggatgaagTTAGCTCAGCAACAGAGAGTGGCTCAGCTCATGGCGCTAAg ACAAGGAGAAGAAAGTGGTTACTGTTACAGTCCAAGCAGGCATGGAAGAGATGATTTTGTTTCTAGACAGATCTACTTGACATTTCCATCTGAAAGCTCCTTTACAGATGCAGACGTCTCCTCTTATTTCAG TGACTTTGGAGCTGTGGAAGATGTGAGGATACCATATCAGCAGCAAAGGATGTATGGGTTTGTTACTTTCTCTAATGCTGAAACTGTGAGAACCATATTGGCTCGTGGGAATCCTCATTTCATCTGTGAGTCTCGTGTGCTTGTTAAACCGTACAAGGAGAAAGGAAAGATTCTTCAAAA CAAGTGGCAACAGCAGCAACTTCAGCAGCTGATGGAGAGAGGGAGCTATTCTCCATCTTCAAGTCCTTCTGAAATGGATCTCTATGAATGTCACTTGG GTCCAAGGATGTTTTCAAGGAACACACAAGAGATGATGAGAAGGAAAGCTGATGTACAACGTGCCATTGAAGTAGAACTCCAAAGAAGAAGGTTCTTGGCTCTGCAATTGCCTGGGAGGGAGAATGAGTCTGTTCATCATCTCCAGCGTAGTCTTTCTATGGGCTCTCCTTCTCATCTCCCACCTCGGTTCAACCATAGTCTTCTCTTTCAACCAGAAAGCAGCATGGAAGAAACCACAGAAG GTGATAGTGATAGAGGTGAAAGCCATCTTCATCTAGTaccaaacaacaacaaagaatGCAGATACAGTAACGAGTTCCACAACAG GCAAGAGACGAGTCCGGAGAAAACTCTTCCTGATAGCTTGTTTGGTTTCCCTATTAAGTCTGAAGAAACACTCCAAACTGAGTCTGATACCAAAGCAGAGGAATGG AGACGTAAAGACTGA
- the LOC103871279 gene encoding zinc finger CCCH domain-containing protein 55 isoform X3 — MDPDDPTSIILKKIRTLEPDNAPKLIGYFLLQDMEQTDLIRLAFGPDTLLHTFCCQAKSHLGLSSKPISIHQTLSQSSPSNGFSTNPNPNFDSRPFLEDPFANLHKRSFSPNEACLEPEEPGFGAGYRFSQTGLVDGFGSSSGESGYVCLQREEMMRMKLAQQQRVAQLMALRQGEESGYCYSPSRHGRDDFVSRQIYLTFPSESSFTDADVSSYFSDFGAVEDVRIPYQQQRMYGFVTFSNAETVRTILARGNPHFICESRVLVKPYKEKGKILQNKWQQQQLQQLMERGSYSPSSSPSEMDLYECHLGPRMFSRNTQEMMRRKADVQRAIEVELQRRRFLALQLPGRENESVHHLQRSLSMGSPSHLPPRFNHSLLFQPESSMEETTEGESHLHLVPNNNKECRYSNEFHNRQETSPEKTLPDSLFGFPIKSEETLQTESDTKAEEWARKKQVY; from the exons ATGGATCCCGACGATCCCACTTCAATAATCCTCAAAAAGATCAGAACTTTAGAACCCGACAACGCCCCCAAACTCATTGGCTACTTTCTATTGCAAGACATGGAACAAACTGATTTGATTCGTCTCGCTTTTGGTCCCGACACTCTCTTACACACTTTCTGTTGTCAAGCCAAATCTCATTTGGGTCTTTCCTCAAAACCCATTAGTATCCACCAGACACTGTCTCAGTCTTCTCCAAGTAATGGGTTCTCAacaaaccctaaccctaacttCGATTCTAGACCATTTCTTGAGGATCCGTTTGCTAACTTGCATAAGAGGAGTTTCTCTCCAAACGAGGCTTGTCTTGAACCAGAGGAACCAGGATTTGGAGCCGGTTATCGGTTTTCACAGACCGGTTTAGTTGATGGGTTCGGTTCATCTAGTGGTGAGAGCGGTTACGTGTGCTTACAGAGagaggagatgatgaggatgaagTTAGCTCAGCAACAGAGAGTGGCTCAGCTCATGGCGCTAAg ACAAGGAGAAGAAAGTGGTTACTGTTACAGTCCAAGCAGGCATGGAAGAGATGATTTTGTTTCTAGACAGATCTACTTGACATTTCCATCTGAAAGCTCCTTTACAGATGCAGACGTCTCCTCTTATTTCAG TGACTTTGGAGCTGTGGAAGATGTGAGGATACCATATCAGCAGCAAAGGATGTATGGGTTTGTTACTTTCTCTAATGCTGAAACTGTGAGAACCATATTGGCTCGTGGGAATCCTCATTTCATCTGTGAGTCTCGTGTGCTTGTTAAACCGTACAAGGAGAAAGGAAAGATTCTTCAAAA CAAGTGGCAACAGCAGCAACTTCAGCAGCTGATGGAGAGAGGGAGCTATTCTCCATCTTCAAGTCCTTCTGAAATGGATCTCTATGAATGTCACTTGG GTCCAAGGATGTTTTCAAGGAACACACAAGAGATGATGAGAAGGAAAGCTGATGTACAACGTGCCATTGAAGTAGAACTCCAAAGAAGAAGGTTCTTGGCTCTGCAATTGCCTGGGAGGGAGAATGAGTCTGTTCATCATCTCCAGCGTAGTCTTTCTATGGGCTCTCCTTCTCATCTCCCACCTCGGTTCAACCATAGTCTTCTCTTTCAACCAGAAAGCAGCATGGAAGAAACCACAGAAG GTGAAAGCCATCTTCATCTAGTaccaaacaacaacaaagaatGCAGATACAGTAACGAGTTCCACAACAG GCAAGAGACGAGTCCGGAGAAAACTCTTCCTGATAGCTTGTTTGGTTTCCCTATTAAGTCTGAAGAAACACTCCAAACTGAGTCTGATACCAAAGCAGAGGAATGG GCTAGAAAGAAACAAGTGTATTGA